The genomic interval GACCGGCGCGGAGCGGTCCAGCCAGGGCAGCGCCTCCCGGTTGAAGAGCCGGGACCGGGGGAAGAGCTTGGACAGTCCGGTGGCGAAGCAGGTGAGCGTCCAGAGCGAGGGTGGCCCGAAGACGGAGCGCCCGTCGTCGCTGCCGTCCGGCGCCAGGGTCCGGCCGACGTAGATGCCGTGCCCGGGCCGGGCCCGGGTGAAGGCGAGCAGTTCGCCGATGACGTTGCCGACCGGTTCGGTGTCCGGGTTCAGCAGCAGCAGCCAGTCGCCCCGGGCAAGGGCCGCGCCGACGTTGACCGCCCGGCCGAAGCCGACGTTGCGGGCCAGCCGCACCACCCGGGCCTCCGGGAAGGCCGCCGCGACCGCCGCCGCCGACCCGTCGGACGAGGCGTTGTCGACCACGATCACCTCGTACGGCTCCGCCGGGCAGGCGGTACGGAGCGTGGCCAGCGCGGTCAGGATCAGCTCGCGGGTCTGGTAGGAGACCACCACCACGCTCACCGCCGGGGTCACGGCGCCGCTCCGGTCACGCCGTCCGCCCCGGCCGCTCCGGGAACCCGGCTGGACTCGTCGCGGCCCCACCGGTCCCGTACCGGTCGGCGTGCCGACGCCGCGGCCAGCAGGGTCAGCCCGAGGTAGCAGAGTCCGGCCGGCAGCAGCCACGGCCGGGGCAGCACCACGTCGACCAGCCAGGAGGTACGGCGGGCCGGGCGTACCCGGTCGTCGGCGGCACGCAGGCTGGCGTTGCCGGCCCGGACCCGGCCGAGCCGGCGCAGCAGGTCGGCGGTGCGCCGGGGCGTGGCCACCACGGTCGCCACCTCGGCCACCTCCCGCTTCTCCGCCTCGGTGAACTGCCCGTCCAGGAAGAGGTCGTCGGCGACCACGTCGGGAAACCGGCCGAACCGGGCCCGACCGGCCGCCGAGAGCGCGATCGCGCCCCGGCCGAAGAGCGCGTTCCGGTACGCCGGATGCCGCGCGTTGATCGCGTAGTAGGCGCGTACCAGCAGGGGCCGCCCGGTGGTGTCGAGCCGGCGGCGCGGCGCGGCGGCCAGCGTCCCCGGCGCGGCGACCGCGGCGGCGAGCGCGCGGGCCCCGGCGGTGGAAAGCGCGATGTCGGCGTCGAGATAGATCCGGGGAAAGCCGGACACGGCCTCGTCCCCGGCGTTGAGCGCGGCCGGCTTGCCCGGCTCGGGCAGCTCCCGCACGAGCACGCCGGGCACCGACCGGGCCACCGCCGCCGTGGCGTCGGTGCAGCCGTTCGCCACCACGACCACCTCGAACTCGCCCGGCTCGGCGTCGGCGAGCAGGGTCCGCAGGTTCCGGCCGAGCACCGCCGCCTCGTCGTGCGCGGCCACCACCACACTGGTCACCACGGCGCCCGCCCGGTCAGCGCGAGCCGGATCTTCCGGGTGGCGTTGCGGCGACGCAGCCGCCAGCCCTGGTATTGCCGCAGGTCGAGCGGGGCGGCCTGGACCACCCGGGCCGAGTGCCGCATCTGCTGCGTCCACTCCGCCACCGTCGTCACCCCGGTACGCCGGGCCGACAGCGGCCGGCGGGCCATGAAGTCGGCGTCGGTGCGGTAGATGGTGTGCGGGCTGCGCGGATCGTCCATGTGGTCCTCGGGCAGGAACGGGTGGTACCAGCCGTTCAGCCAGCCGAGCCGGGCGGCCCGCAGGCACCAGGCGGTGAACGTCTCGTCGCCGGCCAGCGGGCCGACCTGCTCCAGCGTCTCGCGTTTGAGCAGATAGCCGCTGCCCTGCACCCAGTGGTTGCGGAAGAGCTGGTGCCCGTTCGGGTAGTCCGCCAGTTTCGCCGCCACCAGCGCCTCGTCGACGTCCTCCGGCGGGAAGCGCCAGGTGCCGATCACCCCGAAGCCCGGCACGTCCTGGTGTGCCTTGCGC from Plantactinospora sp. BC1 carries:
- a CDS encoding glycosyltransferase family 2 protein — its product is MTPAVSVVVVSYQTRELILTALATLRTACPAEPYEVIVVDNASSDGSAAAVAAAFPEARVVRLARNVGFGRAVNVGAALARGDWLLLLNPDTEPVGNVIGELLAFTRARPGHGIYVGRTLAPDGSDDGRSVFGPPSLWTLTCFATGLSKLFPRSRLFNREALPWLDRSAPVRVPAASGCLLLVRRTLFDQLGGFTPDYFMYSEDLDLCLRAAALGARPVLVPAARVLHVGGAASTSAGKRVMLLRGQVTFQRLRWSPTRARLGRTLLRIGIAARATAARLTGRAGYWREVWRQRRTWLAGWPPAAGLPPVEVTEPVPPGPRGTADPEG
- a CDS encoding glycosyltransferase; the encoded protein is MTSVVVAAHDEAAVLGRNLRTLLADAEPGEFEVVVVANGCTDATAAVARSVPGVLVRELPEPGKPAALNAGDEAVSGFPRIYLDADIALSTAGARALAAAVAAPGTLAAAPRRRLDTTGRPLLVRAYYAINARHPAYRNALFGRGAIALSAAGRARFGRFPDVVADDLFLDGQFTEAEKREVAEVATVVATPRRTADLLRRLGRVRAGNASLRAADDRVRPARRTSWLVDVVLPRPWLLPAGLCYLGLTLLAAASARRPVRDRWGRDESSRVPGAAGADGVTGAAP
- a CDS encoding glycosyltransferase family 2 protein — protein: MTGDGGIDILMITYDRPEYVRLSLPHLFDTCPPDARVWLWHNGTDQPTLEAVEELRHHPRVHRFRHSPVNAGLTEPTNWLWTEATGSYLSKVDDDCLPDPDWLTILRKAHQDVPGFGVIGTWRFPPEDVDEALVAAKLADYPNGHQLFRNHWVQGSGYLLKRETLEQVGPLAGDETFTAWCLRAARLGWLNGWYHPFLPEDHMDDPRSPHTIYRTDADFMARRPLSARRTGVTTVAEWTQQMRHSARVVQAAPLDLRQYQGWRLRRRNATRKIRLALTGRAPW